The Cupriavidus necator N-1 DNA window TGGCCGTGATCACCAACGGCACCGCCGTGCTGGGCCTGGGCGATATCGGCCCGCTGGCCGGCAAGCCGGTGATGGAGGGCAAGGGCTGCCTGTTCAAGAAGTTCGCCGGCATCGACGTGTTCGACATCGAGCTCGACGCGCGCGACCCGGACAAGATCGTCGAGATCGTTGCCGCGCTCGAGCCCACGCTGGGCGGCGTGAACCTGGAAGACATCAAGGCGCCGGAATGCTTCTACATCGAGCAGAAGCTGCGCGAGCGCATGAACATCCCCGTCTTCCACGACGACCAGCACGGCACCGCCATCATTTCGACCGCGGCGCTGCTCAATGGCCTGAAGGTGGTCGGCAAGGACGTCGGCAAGGTGAAACTGGCCGTGTCCGGCGCCGGCGCGGCTGCCATTGCCTGTCTGGACACCATGGTCAGCCTGGGCGTGAAGCGCGAGAACATCTCGGTGGTGGACTCCAAGGGCGTGATCTACGTTGGCCGCGACGTCAACATGGAAGCCAACAAGGCGCGCTACGCACAGGACACCTCGGCGCGCACGCTGGCTGACATCGTCAAGGACGCCGACGTCTTCCTGGGTTGCTCGACCGCCGGCGTGCTGACCGCCGAGATGGTCAAGACCATGGCCGACAAGCCCATCATCCTGGCGCTGGCCAACCCCGAGCCGGAAATCCGCCCGGAAGTGGCCAAGGCCGCGCGCCCGGACTGCATCATCGCCACCGGCCGTTCGGACTACCCGAACCAGGTCAACAACGTGCTGTGCTTCCCGTACATCTTCCGCGGCGCACTGGATTGCGGCGCGACCAAGATCACGGAAGCGATGAAACTGGCCTGCGTCAAGGCCATCGCCGAGCTGGCCGAGGCCGAGCTGAACGACGCCGTTGCCGCCGCCTACGGCGGCCGTGAGCTGAAGTTCGGCCCGGACTACATCATCCCGACCCCGTTCGACCAGCGCCTGATCGAGAAGATCGCGCCGGCGGTGGCCAAGGCCGCGGAGGAATCCGGTGTGGCCACGCGCCCGATCAAGGACCTCGAAGCGTATCGCCAGCAGCTGTCCACCTATGTCTATCACACCGGCCTGATCATGAAGCCGGTGTTCTCGGCCGCCAAGGCCGCGCCCAAGCGCGTGGCCTACGCCGAGGGCGAGGAAGAGCGCGTGCTGCGTGCCGTGCAGACCGTGGTGGACGAAGGGCTGGCGCGCCCCACCCTGATCGGCCGCCCGCACGTGATCCAGATGCGCATCGAGAAGGCCGGCCTGCGCCTCAAGGCCGGGGTGGACTTCGACCTGGTCAATCCGGAAGAAGACCCGCGCTACCGCGCCTACCACGAGGCCTACCACGCGCTGCGCGGTCGCGACGGCGTGACGCCGGACATGGCCAAGGTGGCGCTGCGCCGCTCCAACACGCTGATCGGCACGATGCTGATGCACATGGGCGATGCCGATGCGCTGCTGTGCGGCACGGTCGGCCGCTTCGAGGCTCACCTCGAGCACGTGCGTGACGTGATCGGCCTGGCGCCTGGCGCCAAGGTGTTCGCCGCGATGAACGCGCTGATGTTGGAGAAGCACACGCTGTTTATCACTGACACCTTCGTCAATGACGATCCCTCCGCCGAGGAACTGGCCGCGATCGCACAACTGGCCGCTGAGGAAATCGCGCGTTTCGGCCTGGTCCCCAAGGCCGCGTTGATGTCGCATTCGATGTTCGGTTCCTCGACCCGTCCGTCGGCGCGCAAGATGCGCGAGGCTGCGGCTATCCTGGCCAAGGTGGCACCGCACCTGGAAGTGGAAGGCGAGATGCAGGGCGACGCAGCACTGGACGAAGACGTGCGCCGCCACTTCCTGCCGTCGACCAAGCTGGCCGGCAGCGCCAACCTGCTGGTGATGCCGACGCTGGACGCGGCCAATATCGCCTTCAACCTGCTCAAGATCACGGGCGGGCAGGGCGTGACGGTGGGCCCGATCCTGCTGGGCGCGGCCAGGCCGGTGCACATCCTGAACCCGCAGGCGACCACACGCCGTATCGTCAACATGACGGCGGTGGCCGTGGCGGAGAGCGGCGCGGTGCGCTGATGCGCTGAAAACGAAGTCAGCAAGAATGCAAAAAGCCGGGTCGTCCGACCCGGCTTTTTGTTTGATGCTGCCCCGCGGCAATTGCGGGGGGAAGGCACTTGACGTGGTTGCTATTGCAGCACGTTGTACTGCTCGCGCATCACGACGATGATCGACTTGGCCGCGGCCAACTGCGTGTCGAGGTTTTCAACATATTCCTGCGGGAAATCGACCTCGGCGCTCCAGTTGCATCCGGTATGGTCAGGCTGGTGCATTCGCACCGCGTGCAGTTCGCATTCGCCGCACTCGGGGTTGTTGTCGAGGCACTGGTTCAGGATGGCCATCAGTTCGGAACGGGTCTTCGGGTAGCGCCGCATGAATCACCTCTCTCAATGTCGTTTTGAGGGTCCGGAACACCAATCTAGGAAGCGTGAAGGGGGGCTTCCAATTGAATCCATCTATGAAATGCTGGCTTTCGATCCGTATTGCCTGACGGCATGCGATGGCGCGGCGCAGCATTGCGGTGGCAGATTTCCGCACAGTGTGATGCGAACGCGGCAATGAAAAAGCCCGCCGGAAGGGCGGGCTGCAGGACTGCCGGTGAGACGGTTACGTCATCAGAACTTGTGACGCACGCCCACGCCGAAGGTATCGCCGTGCTCGATGCCGGTGATCTTGTCGTAGTAGTAGGCGGCGTACACGTCGGTGCGCTTGGACAGGTTGTAGTCGTAGGCGACGGCAAACGTGTTGCGCTTGAAGTCACCGATTGCGTTCTCGGTCTTGCCATAGGCGTAGGACGCCAGCACGTTGCCGGCACCGATCGGCACCGAGGCGCCGACCTGACCGTTGGTGTGCTTGATGTCGCCGCTGGCGGCCGTGCTGGCCTTGGTCTTGATGTACTGGCCCTGGGCGAACAGCTTGACCACCTTGAAGTCGTATGTGATGCCGCCCAGGACGGCGTCCTGGCGGCTGAAGCCCGCGCTCGACAGGTCGTCGGGAACCGCGTTGAAGCGGACCTGCTGGTACGCGACGGTCGCGGCGAACGGCCCGTTGAAATACATCAGGTTGCCGCCCCACTTGTTCTGGCCCGCGGCACCTGCCTTCTCGCCTGCCGAGTAGATCAGGTTCGCGCTCAGGCCGCCGAAGTTCGGGGTGGAGTACAGCACCGAGTTGTTCCAGCCCGAGTCGCCGATGATGCCCGGGTCCACCACGCCATTGCTGGCGGCACCGAAGTAGGTGTGGAAGATGGTCGGCGAGAACACGTACGAGTCGACCAGCGGGTTGAACAGGATGGTCGAGATGAAGTACGGGGTCGTGTTGCGGCCCAGCTTCAACGTGCCCAGCTTGTCATTCTGCAGGCCGACGTACGCATTGCGGCTGAACATCGAATCCCCGTTGAAGCGGCCGCTGTTGCCGCTGTCCGTGCGGAAGAACCCGTTCAGGTCGAAGATGGCCTTGGTGCCGCCGCCCAGGTCTTCGGTGCCCTTGATGCCCCAGTAGGACGTCTGCATACCGCCCGAGTTGGCCACCCATGCGCGCTCGCCCGAACCCGGGCTCTTGACGCCGCCGACGAACATGTCAGCCTGGCCGTACAGCGTGACGCTGGACTGGGCCATGGCCGCGCCGGAAAAAAGGGTAGCCGCTACCGCCAGCTTTAGTGCCGGCTTGTACTGCTTCTGCATTGTTAGACCTCCGTGGTTTGATCGATCCTGCTTGGAACGTTGTGTACTGGGTCCCTGTCGGGTTCTTCTAATGTCTTGGTGCTTTTATTCGTGCCGCCTGGCCTGGCTCGGTGGTGGGTGGTGCATGGGGTGCCGGCGGCATCGGGTACAGCGTTTTTTGTTATACAGGTGACGCTTTTTTGCTCAGGCGGATACTAAGTCGTCAAGCCGGAACTGCGCAATGTGATGGATCTGGTTGATGCAAGTTTGCAACTCGTGCTGCGGCGTGTTTTCCAGGCGGCGCGCAAACTCCGCGATGATCCCGTGGCGGTCGTAGCCGCGCACGGCCAGGATGAACGGGAAGCCGAATTTCTGGTTGTAGGCCGCGTTGAGCGACTGCAGGCGGTCGAACTCCTCTGGCGTGCACAGGTTCAGGCCGGCGCCGCTTTGCTCGCGCGTGGATTCGGCGGTCAGCTCGCCGCGCACGGCGGCCTTGCCGGCCAGCTCCGGGTGAGCGCGCACCAGCTTGAGCTGGGCCGCCTCGCCGGCTTCATCGACGGCCTTGCGCAGTGCCTGCGCCAGCGCGGCACCGTCGGCGAAGGGCCGTTGCGCGGCAGCGGCCTCGGCAAACCACGGCGAATGTTCGTAGATGCCGCCCAGCACCTGCACGAACTCCGCGACAGGCATGGTGTTGAGTTGGGCGATGGTGTAGGTCTGGCTCATGCTTGGTTCCGGGGGGTGTAGGGGTGGGTATCGGCCCAGTGGCGGGCGATGTCGACACGGCGGCAGATCCACACCTTGTCGTGTCCCTGCACATAGTCGAGGAAGCGCTGCAGCGCGCGGAAGCGGCCCGGGCGGCCGAGCAGGCGGCAGTGCATGCCGACCGACAGCATCTTGGGGCTGTCCTGTCCGCTCGGGTCGCCTTCCTCGTACAGCACGTCGAACGCGTCCTTGAGGTACTGGAAGAATTGTTCGCCGGTATTGAAGCCCTGCGGCGTGGCAAAGCGCATGTCGTTGGAGTCGAGCGTGTACGGCACCACCAGGTGCGGCTTCTTCTCGCCGCCGGTGACTTCGACTTCGGTCCAGAAGGGCAGGTCGTCGCCGTAGTAGTCGGAGTCGTACAGCAGGCCGCCATGCTCCACCACCAGGCGGCGCGTGTTGGGGCTGTCGCGGCCGGTGTACCAGCCCAGCGGCAACTCGCCGGTCAGGTCCTTGATGATCTGCATGCCGATGCGCATATGCTCACGCTCGGTGGCTTCGTCGATGCCCTGGTAGTGGATCCAGCGCCAGCCGTGGCAGGCGATCTCATGGCCCAGTTCGACAAAGGCGCGGGTCAGTTCAGGATGGCGCTGCAGCGCCATCGACACGCCGAAGATGGTCAGCGGCAGGCCACGCTTCTCGAACTCGCGCAGCAGGCGCCAGACGCCGGCACGCGAGCCGTATTCGTAGATGCCCTCCATGCTCATGTGGCGGTCGGGGTAGGCCGCGGCGCCGACGATCTCGGAGAGGAACTGCTCGGAGGCGGCGTCGCCGTGCAGCACGCAGTTTTCGCCGCCTTCTTCGTAGTTGAGGACGAACTGCACCGCAACGCGCGCGCCGCCCGGCCAGCGGGCGTGCGGCGGCCGGGCACCGTATCCGATGAGATCGCGTGGATAGTTATCTTTGATCATGTGTCTTTGCTTGCTTCAGGAAAACTTCCGGCACCGCCGCGCCGCCCGCAAGCGCCGACCATCACGCAATGTACGTGCCAGTCGTGCCGGCGGCGGTGCCGGATACTTCGATACCGTTGCTTCGGTTACTCGGTGCCGTGCGAGTTGGCGGCGGCGTTGCGCATGGCCTCCTCGCGCGACTGGATGCCGTTGTAGAAC harbors:
- a CDS encoding NADP-dependent malic enzyme, which translates into the protein MSSKISGDAPQHAPNSPEAQLRLAALEYHRSPTKGKIQVTATKALSNQRDLSLAYSPGVAYACEEIAKDPATAAEYTSRANLVAVITNGTAVLGLGDIGPLAGKPVMEGKGCLFKKFAGIDVFDIELDARDPDKIVEIVAALEPTLGGVNLEDIKAPECFYIEQKLRERMNIPVFHDDQHGTAIISTAALLNGLKVVGKDVGKVKLAVSGAGAAAIACLDTMVSLGVKRENISVVDSKGVIYVGRDVNMEANKARYAQDTSARTLADIVKDADVFLGCSTAGVLTAEMVKTMADKPIILALANPEPEIRPEVAKAARPDCIIATGRSDYPNQVNNVLCFPYIFRGALDCGATKITEAMKLACVKAIAELAEAELNDAVAAAYGGRELKFGPDYIIPTPFDQRLIEKIAPAVAKAAEESGVATRPIKDLEAYRQQLSTYVYHTGLIMKPVFSAAKAAPKRVAYAEGEEERVLRAVQTVVDEGLARPTLIGRPHVIQMRIEKAGLRLKAGVDFDLVNPEEDPRYRAYHEAYHALRGRDGVTPDMAKVALRRSNTLIGTMLMHMGDADALLCGTVGRFEAHLEHVRDVIGLAPGAKVFAAMNALMLEKHTLFITDTFVNDDPSAEELAAIAQLAAEEIARFGLVPKAALMSHSMFGSSTRPSARKMREAAAILAKVAPHLEVEGEMQGDAALDEDVRRHFLPSTKLAGSANLLVMPTLDAANIAFNLLKITGGQGVTVGPILLGAARPVHILNPQATTRRIVNMTAVAVAESGAVR
- a CDS encoding porin gives rise to the protein MQKQYKPALKLAVAATLFSGAAMAQSSVTLYGQADMFVGGVKSPGSGERAWVANSGGMQTSYWGIKGTEDLGGGTKAIFDLNGFFRTDSGNSGRFNGDSMFSRNAYVGLQNDKLGTLKLGRNTTPYFISTILFNPLVDSYVFSPTIFHTYFGAASNGVVDPGIIGDSGWNNSVLYSTPNFGGLSANLIYSAGEKAGAAGQNKWGGNLMYFNGPFAATVAYQQVRFNAVPDDLSSAGFSRQDAVLGGITYDFKVVKLFAQGQYIKTKASTAASGDIKHTNGQVGASVPIGAGNVLASYAYGKTENAIGDFKRNTFAVAYDYNLSKRTDVYAAYYYDKITGIEHGDTFGVGVRHKF
- the uraD gene encoding 2-oxo-4-hydroxy-4-carboxy-5-ureidoimidazoline decarboxylase; the encoded protein is MSQTYTIAQLNTMPVAEFVQVLGGIYEHSPWFAEAAAAQRPFADGAALAQALRKAVDEAGEAAQLKLVRAHPELAGKAAVRGELTAESTREQSGAGLNLCTPEEFDRLQSLNAAYNQKFGFPFILAVRGYDRHGIIAEFARRLENTPQHELQTCINQIHHIAQFRLDDLVSA
- the puuE gene encoding allantoinase PuuE; translation: MIKDNYPRDLIGYGARPPHARWPGGARVAVQFVLNYEEGGENCVLHGDAASEQFLSEIVGAAAYPDRHMSMEGIYEYGSRAGVWRLLREFEKRGLPLTIFGVSMALQRHPELTRAFVELGHEIACHGWRWIHYQGIDEATEREHMRIGMQIIKDLTGELPLGWYTGRDSPNTRRLVVEHGGLLYDSDYYGDDLPFWTEVEVTGGEKKPHLVVPYTLDSNDMRFATPQGFNTGEQFFQYLKDAFDVLYEEGDPSGQDSPKMLSVGMHCRLLGRPGRFRALQRFLDYVQGHDKVWICRRVDIARHWADTHPYTPRNQA